A DNA window from uncultured Fibrobacter sp. contains the following coding sequences:
- a CDS encoding BMP family ABC transporter substrate-binding protein — MIRWIGISSVIVLLIMAGILAVRDQDFERSDSRQKRGVAVVMTGFSGDHSWNESHYEALERVAERLNLEMDYCENVPTDSTASSIMEKAIRNGAKIIIANSNGYGSMALNVARKHPEVSFLHATGVRTASNLSTFFGRIYQMRYLSGMVAGAKTKTNKIGYIAAFNYSEVNRGINAFALGVQRVNPEAKVYVSWSNSWGDESMAADATRDLIDKHKIDVLTAHVNALSPYEIADEKNIWIVGYNKDNSARFPKHFLTAPIWHWEVIYEPCINDALQGKPMGKNYWLGLESGLIDLAPMSEHVPDSVRQMVNREWERLKYGTFDVFQGPLVDNHGVLRVEKGESMTDDDLLNHFDWYVKGVVDGLKP; from the coding sequence GTGATTCGTTGGATTGGAATTTCTTCGGTGATCGTACTTCTGATTATGGCGGGAATCCTTGCCGTGCGCGATCAGGATTTTGAAAGGTCCGATTCCAGGCAGAAAAGAGGAGTCGCTGTCGTGATGACGGGCTTTAGCGGTGACCACAGCTGGAATGAATCGCATTATGAGGCCCTGGAACGTGTCGCGGAACGGTTGAATCTTGAAATGGACTACTGCGAAAATGTCCCGACGGATTCGACGGCGAGTTCCATTATGGAAAAGGCAATTCGTAATGGTGCAAAAATTATAATAGCGAATTCGAACGGGTACGGAAGTATGGCGCTGAACGTGGCGCGTAAGCACCCCGAGGTGAGTTTCCTCCATGCGACTGGGGTACGTACGGCTTCTAATTTGTCGACCTTCTTCGGCCGTATTTACCAGATGCGCTATTTATCGGGGATGGTGGCCGGCGCAAAGACGAAGACGAATAAGATTGGCTATATCGCGGCCTTCAACTATTCTGAGGTGAATAGAGGAATCAACGCCTTTGCTCTTGGAGTGCAGAGGGTGAACCCGGAGGCAAAGGTCTATGTAAGTTGGAGTAATTCCTGGGGCGACGAGTCTATGGCGGCCGATGCGACGCGCGACTTGATCGATAAGCATAAGATTGACGTATTGACGGCTCACGTGAACGCTCTTTCTCCCTACGAAATTGCGGACGAAAAAAATATATGGATCGTGGGCTACAACAAGGATAATTCGGCGCGTTTCCCGAAACATTTCTTGACCGCTCCAATTTGGCATTGGGAGGTTATATACGAACCTTGCATCAACGATGCCCTGCAGGGAAAGCCCATGGGGAAAAATTATTGGCTCGGGCTAGAAAGCGGGCTCATCGATCTTGCGCCGATGTCGGAGCATGTTCCCGACAGTGTGCGTCAAATGGTGAACCGCGAATGGGAACGTCTAAAGTATGGAACGTTTGATGTGTTCCAGGGGCCTTTGGTGGACAATCATGGTGTTTTGCGTGTCGAAAAGGGTGAAAGTATGACAGACGATGATTTGCTCAACCATTTCGACTGGTATGTCAAGGGAGTTGTCGATGGACTTAAACCCTAG
- a CDS encoding FKBP-type peptidyl-prolyl cis-trans isomerase, which produces MTSKYVLGAILPLFGALVACGGAQKPAVEPVAETPAADSTVTQPAKLDLDNPTNRYSYALGMDLGKAIANVKVPLDMDVLMGAIRDEVDSTRPVQMADSVAESALQDLLLQMQKQKEADEKAAAQKALDEQTKFLAENVKDTTVKVTPKGVQYKVIKAGTGISPKMADKVQVHYVGALLDGTEFDNSVKRGEPLEFPVNAVIEGWQDLLMVLKEGDKVKAWIPSALAYGEAGVPPMIPSNAMLVFEVELLKVFAEVPAIDSTALAPAVEPAASPATNATAKPAEPAKAETKSAEKKPEAKPAAKEEAKPAAEKKAQAKPAAKKAETKPAEAKPAEAAKPAAKK; this is translated from the coding sequence ATGACTTCCAAATACGTTTTGGGTGCAATTTTGCCCCTCTTTGGCGCTCTCGTTGCCTGTGGCGGTGCCCAGAAACCCGCCGTTGAACCGGTTGCCGAGACTCCGGCTGCGGACAGCACTGTTACTCAGCCTGCAAAGTTGGATCTGGATAATCCGACGAACCGCTATAGCTATGCCTTGGGTATGGATTTGGGCAAGGCGATTGCAAATGTCAAGGTTCCCTTGGATATGGATGTGCTGATGGGTGCCATTCGCGACGAGGTGGATTCGACGCGGCCCGTACAGATGGCGGATTCCGTTGCGGAATCGGCGTTGCAGGATTTGCTGCTGCAGATGCAGAAGCAGAAGGAGGCCGACGAAAAGGCTGCCGCGCAGAAGGCTCTTGACGAACAGACCAAGTTCCTTGCCGAAAATGTGAAGGATACGACGGTCAAGGTGACCCCGAAGGGAGTACAGTACAAGGTCATCAAGGCCGGTACGGGCATTAGCCCCAAGATGGCTGACAAGGTACAGGTGCATTATGTGGGTGCGCTTCTGGACGGTACCGAGTTCGACAATAGCGTAAAGCGCGGCGAACCGCTCGAATTCCCGGTGAACGCGGTGATTGAAGGCTGGCAGGACTTGCTGATGGTGCTCAAGGAAGGCGACAAGGTGAAAGCCTGGATTCCGAGCGCACTGGCCTATGGCGAGGCGGGTGTTCCGCCGATGATTCCCTCTAATGCGATGCTCGTGTTCGAGGTGGAACTTCTGAAGGTCTTTGCCGAGGTTCCGGCGATTGACAGTACTGCGCTTGCCCCGGCGGTGGAACCTGCGGCATCTCCTGCAACGAACGCGACGGCGAAACCCGCTGAACCTGCAAAGGCCGAAACGAAGTCTGCCGAGAAAAAGCCCGAGGCAAAGCCCGCTGCGAAGGAAGAAGCAAAGCCCGCGGCAGAAAAGAAGGCGCAGGCGAAACCCGCTGCTAAAAAGGCTGAAACGAAGCCCGCCGAGGCAAAACCTGCTGAAGCCGCTAAGCCCGCCGCCAAGAAATAG
- the folD gene encoding bifunctional methylenetetrahydrofolate dehydrogenase/methenyltetrahydrofolate cyclohydrolase FolD, whose translation MAALILDGKALAKTTEEELSARVAKLKEKTGKTPILATILVGDDPASATYVKMKGNACGRVGMESIRVVLPKNTTTEELLNKIQELNENRDVHGILLQHPVPRHIDERAAFEAIDARKDVDGVTCLGFGRMAMGEPAYGCATPAGIMRLLKAYNIPLKGKHAVVVGRSAILGKPMALMLLNADCTVTICHSKTENLPEFVKQADILVGAVGKPEFIKKEWIKQGAVVVDAGYHPGGVGDIEKGLDDVASAYTPVPGGVGPMTINTLIYQSVESGEKYLG comes from the coding sequence ATGGCAGCACTCATCCTCGACGGCAAGGCCCTTGCCAAGACCACTGAAGAAGAACTCAGCGCCCGCGTGGCCAAGCTCAAGGAAAAGACGGGCAAGACCCCCATCCTTGCAACAATCCTCGTCGGTGATGATCCGGCCAGCGCCACCTACGTCAAGATGAAAGGCAACGCCTGTGGGCGCGTGGGGATGGAAAGCATCCGCGTGGTTCTCCCCAAGAACACCACCACCGAAGAACTCCTCAACAAGATTCAGGAACTCAACGAGAACCGCGACGTGCACGGCATCTTGCTGCAGCACCCAGTTCCGCGCCACATCGACGAACGCGCCGCCTTCGAAGCCATTGACGCCCGCAAGGACGTTGACGGCGTAACCTGCCTCGGTTTTGGCCGCATGGCTATGGGTGAACCCGCCTACGGTTGCGCAACGCCGGCCGGCATCATGCGCCTGCTGAAGGCCTACAACATTCCGCTCAAGGGTAAGCACGCCGTGGTCGTTGGCCGCAGCGCTATCCTCGGAAAGCCGATGGCACTCATGCTCTTGAACGCAGACTGCACCGTGACGATTTGCCACAGCAAGACCGAGAACCTGCCCGAATTCGTGAAGCAGGCCGACATCCTGGTGGGTGCAGTCGGCAAGCCGGAATTCATCAAGAAAGAATGGATCAAGCAAGGTGCCGTCGTGGTAGACGCCGGTTACCATCCGGGTGGCGTCGGCGACATCGAAAAGGGACTCGACGACGTAGCCTCCGCCTACACTCCGGTTCCGGGCGGAGTAGGCCCCATGACAATCAACACGCTCATTTACCAGAGCGTAGAAAGCGGCGAGAAGTATTTAGGATAA
- a CDS encoding hybrid sensor histidine kinase/response regulator — MDLNPRSTRFNYRLVVWIAIVTFILCLMCILLRVKLDTLMDAYAMRQLSRQASLMAELVNEKVRVRLDALSVMAKHIEDDFEHMDYVVRNSQNDEEDIRYGIMSLEGELFVDNPEDQISVSDFRCVVESFHGKPSVCFRHGKGLLLSVPVYHGRNVRYVLFKLHYGHSMDGFFHTDCVREKCFAAVLNDDEDVVLEALKGKWWNDSAWQAQDYNKIYGDLKVMLKKTSVAVSGGEVDGERYYFYRADLMRPEFSLAGMVSRAHIAKGMKSIAFLVFWVVGLLVLLFLMVLVVWFMIDRKHRERRRTVENAVPMERLRQEHLALLEQVGQEIRSPVSGIMGMGSVIRRESSDASVKEYAHEMQDAGQSLLALADNLIDYSKAATHELEIVPAEYDLFAILSSCFTIARNRNKKFNFTLQVEPSLPTRLLGDEMRLRQIFGNIFWNAEMLLPAETAKIVVGFERDVIGSADEISDSSVTLTITVPDSGHGWTGIGLILVKRLVHLMQGEFREDGTLDGSPAYVIALPQKVVKYEPMGDFMRRYEEMVATTGNGGKHFYAPTASILVIDEVPMNLRVIEGILKETHICLDAVSNGMEAIEKFKRSYYNIVFLDHTMPVIDGMNLLSIMKSLPNHPNASSPIVMLTGLADTKAREICKQAGYADFLTKPIREDALFTMLLKYLPENLIRWYDSDTDEDLTVKENTLEREKSLNGLIDGVDQELRDAGTMAAQPLEMPSLPDDLEAMRVEGLLNVQVGMECCERNVTLYRQKIKAFVERSCIDELERFLKAEDFENYRLMVRILKSRALFIGAIDIASRAKSLEFACNGGDYSYVHAYHDEMILKYTDLLRSLKERI; from the coding sequence ATGGACTTAAACCCTAGATCGACTCGGTTCAATTACAGGCTGGTGGTATGGATTGCCATAGTCACCTTTATTCTTTGCCTGATGTGCATTTTGCTCCGTGTAAAGCTGGATACCCTGATGGATGCCTACGCGATGCGTCAGCTGTCGCGTCAGGCGTCTTTGATGGCGGAACTTGTCAACGAAAAAGTCCGTGTTCGCTTGGATGCTCTTTCGGTAATGGCGAAGCATATCGAAGACGACTTCGAACACATGGATTATGTCGTTAGGAACAGCCAGAATGACGAAGAAGATATTCGCTATGGAATCATGTCGTTAGAGGGGGAACTTTTTGTAGATAATCCAGAGGACCAGATTTCGGTGAGTGATTTTAGGTGCGTCGTGGAATCGTTCCACGGTAAGCCATCCGTCTGTTTCCGGCACGGAAAGGGACTTTTGCTCAGTGTTCCCGTTTATCATGGCCGTAACGTACGCTATGTCTTGTTCAAGTTACACTACGGACATTCGATGGATGGCTTTTTCCATACGGACTGCGTCCGTGAAAAATGCTTTGCCGCTGTTTTGAATGACGATGAAGATGTGGTCCTGGAGGCGCTAAAGGGAAAATGGTGGAATGATTCGGCCTGGCAGGCCCAGGATTACAACAAGATTTACGGCGACCTGAAGGTGATGCTCAAGAAGACTTCGGTGGCGGTATCGGGTGGCGAAGTCGATGGCGAACGCTACTATTTCTACCGTGCAGACTTGATGCGTCCGGAATTCTCGCTTGCGGGGATGGTGTCCAGGGCGCATATCGCGAAGGGCATGAAAAGCATTGCCTTCCTGGTTTTCTGGGTCGTGGGCTTGCTGGTGCTGCTATTCTTGATGGTGCTTGTCGTCTGGTTCATGATCGACCGTAAACACCGGGAGCGTCGCCGGACGGTTGAAAATGCTGTTCCCATGGAACGCCTGCGCCAGGAACACTTGGCGCTGTTGGAGCAGGTGGGGCAGGAAATTCGTTCGCCCGTTTCGGGAATTATGGGAATGGGATCCGTTATTCGCCGCGAAAGTTCGGATGCGTCTGTAAAGGAATATGCCCATGAAATGCAGGATGCAGGACAGAGCCTGCTTGCCCTTGCGGACAACTTGATCGACTATTCCAAGGCGGCAACCCATGAACTCGAAATTGTTCCGGCGGAATACGACCTGTTCGCGATTTTGAGCAGTTGCTTTACGATTGCGCGCAATAGGAACAAGAAGTTCAACTTTACCTTGCAAGTGGAGCCTTCGCTTCCGACAAGGTTGTTGGGCGACGAAATGCGCCTGCGCCAGATTTTTGGAAATATTTTCTGGAATGCGGAAATGCTTTTGCCGGCAGAAACAGCAAAGATTGTCGTGGGGTTTGAACGTGACGTTATCGGCTCTGCCGACGAGATTTCGGACAGCTCGGTCACCTTGACGATTACGGTGCCTGATTCTGGACATGGCTGGACGGGAATCGGCCTGATTCTTGTAAAGCGGCTTGTCCACTTGATGCAGGGGGAATTCCGTGAAGATGGAACTCTGGATGGTTCGCCTGCGTATGTGATTGCGCTGCCGCAGAAGGTGGTGAAGTATGAACCGATGGGTGACTTTATGCGCCGTTACGAGGAAATGGTGGCGACCACGGGAAATGGGGGAAAGCATTTCTATGCTCCGACGGCATCTATCCTTGTGATTGACGAAGTTCCCATGAACCTGCGCGTTATCGAGGGAATCTTGAAGGAAACCCACATTTGTCTCGATGCGGTGAGTAATGGAATGGAGGCTATCGAAAAGTTCAAACGCTCCTATTACAATATCGTATTCCTGGACCATACGATGCCGGTCATTGACGGAATGAATCTTCTGTCTATTATGAAAAGCTTGCCGAACCATCCGAATGCGAGTTCCCCGATCGTGATGCTTACCGGCCTTGCCGATACGAAGGCTCGTGAGATTTGCAAGCAGGCGGGTTATGCCGATTTCTTGACGAAGCCGATACGTGAAGACGCCTTGTTTACCATGTTGCTCAAGTACCTGCCGGAAAACTTAATTCGTTGGTACGACTCGGATACGGACGAGGATTTGACCGTAAAGGAAAATACGTTGGAACGTGAAAAGTCCTTGAACGGATTGATCGATGGTGTGGATCAGGAATTGCGCGATGCGGGGACCATGGCGGCGCAACCTTTGGAAATGCCGTCCTTGCCGGATGATCTGGAGGCCATGAGGGTAGAAGGCCTGCTGAATGTCCAGGTGGGAATGGAGTGTTGCGAAAGGAACGTGACGCTTTATCGCCAAAAGATAAAGGCCTTTGTGGAACGATCCTGCATCGATGAATTGGAGAGGTTCCTGAAGGCGGAAGATTTTGAAAATTATCGCCTGATGGTGCGAATTCTCAAGTCGAGAGCTCTTTTCATAGGGGCGATTGACATTGCGAGCCGCGCGAAGTCGCTGGAATTCGCCTGTAACGGGGGCGACTATAGTTATGTGCATGCTTACCATGACGAAATGATCTTGAAATACACCGACCTGCTGCGGTCTTTGAAGGAACGTATATGA
- a CDS encoding O-acetylhomoserine aminocarboxypropyltransferase/cysteine synthase family protein codes for MSKIETLCVQGGWQPKNGEPRVLPIYQSTTFKYESSNAMADLFDLKASGYFYTRLQNPTNDAVASKIAAMEGGVAAMLTSSGQAANFFAVFNICEAGDHFISTSAIYGGTSNLFSVTMKKLGIECTFVDQDASDEEIEKAFRPNTKCFFGETVANPAGKILDLKRFADIAHKHGVPMIVDNTFPTPILCRPIEFGVDIVTHSTTKYMDGHAMAVGGCIVDSGNFDWEAHHDKFKGLTEPDPSYHGLAYTKAFGKGAFITKATAQLMRDLGSIQAPQNAFLLNVGLETLHLRMPRHCENALACAKFLQNHPKVAWVDYAGLEGNKYHELAKKQFKGGLPCGVLTFGIKGGREKSIQFMDSLKMICIVTHVADARSCVLHPASHTHRQLSDEQLIEAGVAPDLIRFSVGIENVEDIIADLTQALDKV; via the coding sequence ATGTCCAAGATCGAAACTTTGTGCGTACAGGGCGGCTGGCAGCCGAAAAACGGCGAACCGCGCGTCCTCCCCATCTACCAGAGCACCACTTTCAAGTACGAGTCCAGCAACGCGATGGCCGACCTGTTCGACCTGAAGGCCAGCGGCTACTTCTACACGCGCCTGCAGAACCCCACCAACGATGCCGTGGCATCCAAGATCGCGGCCATGGAAGGCGGTGTCGCTGCGATGCTCACGAGTTCCGGTCAGGCGGCGAACTTCTTCGCCGTGTTCAACATCTGCGAGGCGGGCGACCACTTCATCAGCACCAGCGCCATCTACGGCGGTACGAGCAACCTCTTCAGCGTTACCATGAAGAAGCTCGGCATCGAATGCACGTTCGTGGACCAGGACGCGAGCGATGAAGAAATCGAAAAGGCTTTCCGCCCGAACACCAAGTGCTTCTTCGGCGAGACGGTGGCAAACCCGGCTGGCAAGATTCTGGACCTCAAGCGCTTTGCGGATATCGCCCACAAGCACGGTGTGCCGATGATTGTCGATAACACGTTCCCGACTCCGATTCTCTGCCGCCCGATTGAATTCGGCGTGGACATCGTGACGCATTCCACCACCAAGTACATGGACGGCCACGCCATGGCAGTCGGTGGCTGCATCGTGGATAGCGGTAACTTTGACTGGGAAGCCCATCACGACAAGTTCAAGGGCTTAACCGAACCGGACCCGAGCTACCACGGTCTTGCCTACACGAAGGCTTTCGGCAAGGGCGCCTTCATCACGAAGGCTACGGCCCAGCTCATGCGCGACCTCGGCAGCATCCAGGCTCCGCAGAACGCGTTCCTGCTGAACGTTGGCCTTGAAACGCTTCACCTGCGCATGCCGCGCCACTGCGAGAACGCTCTCGCCTGCGCGAAGTTCCTGCAGAACCACCCGAAGGTGGCCTGGGTCGATTACGCGGGCCTCGAGGGCAACAAGTACCACGAACTTGCCAAGAAGCAGTTCAAGGGCGGGCTCCCGTGCGGCGTGCTCACGTTCGGCATCAAGGGTGGCCGCGAAAAGAGCATCCAGTTCATGGACAGCCTCAAGATGATTTGCATCGTGACCCACGTGGCCGACGCCCGCAGCTGCGTGCTGCACCCGGCTAGCCACACTCACCGTCAGCTCAGCGACGAACAGTTGATTGAAGCAGGCGTTGCACCGGACCTGATCCGTTTCAGCGTCGGTATCGAAAATGTCGAAGACATTATCGCCGACCTCACGCAGGCTTTGGATAAAGTCTAA
- a CDS encoding DMT family transporter: MIPSRNSLAFWHLLAIITITFWGTSFVSTKVLLNHGFSAVQIFSLRFAITYLILLAASHKQFRSKNWKHELILFISGITGCTLYFWTENTALSFSPSSNVALIICANPLLILIFGGIFYKSERLGKRQILGCLVTFVGMVLVVLNGKFVLKLSPVGDLLACSAGVMWAIYSLVVKQLNGKYNSLFITRKMFFYGTLMSIPALFIEAHGDISKVLDIPWQNFMEPVVAFNFLCLTVCCSLFGYLIWNNVLKQLGTVLASNYGYVAPLITMITAAIALGERITPIAIAGAGAIIIGMLLAEFKRK; encoded by the coding sequence ATGATACCCAGTCGCAACAGTCTCGCCTTTTGGCATTTGCTCGCCATTATCACCATCACCTTTTGGGGCACGAGTTTCGTGAGCACGAAGGTGCTCCTGAATCATGGCTTTTCGGCGGTGCAGATTTTTTCGTTGCGTTTTGCGATTACCTACTTAATCCTTTTAGCGGCAAGCCATAAGCAATTCCGCAGCAAGAACTGGAAACATGAACTGATTCTGTTCATCAGCGGCATCACAGGCTGTACACTTTATTTTTGGACCGAAAATACGGCACTTTCATTTTCGCCGTCGAGCAATGTGGCACTCATTATTTGCGCAAACCCGTTGCTCATTCTGATTTTCGGAGGAATCTTCTATAAGAGCGAACGCCTTGGAAAGCGACAGATTCTAGGATGCCTCGTCACATTTGTCGGCATGGTGCTGGTGGTGTTGAACGGCAAGTTCGTCTTGAAGCTTTCGCCCGTAGGCGACTTGCTTGCCTGCAGCGCCGGAGTCATGTGGGCGATCTATTCGCTAGTCGTGAAGCAGTTGAACGGCAAGTACAATTCGCTGTTCATTACGCGAAAGATGTTTTTCTACGGAACACTGATGTCTATCCCCGCCTTGTTCATCGAGGCGCACGGAGACATTTCGAAGGTACTTGACATTCCGTGGCAGAACTTTATGGAGCCGGTTGTCGCTTTTAACTTTTTGTGCCTTACGGTATGTTGTTCGTTATTTGGATATCTTATCTGGAATAACGTACTGAAACAACTCGGTACGGTTCTAGCAAGCAACTACGGCTATGTAGCGCCCCTGATTACCATGATTACGGCAGCGATCGCCCTTGGAGAGCGCATTACGCCCATCGCGATTGCAGGAGCCGGTGCCATTATCATAGGAATGCTTCTGGCGGAATTCAAGCGGAAGTAG
- a CDS encoding patatin family protein has protein sequence MADGECLMAMYRNVALALEGGGMRGAYLAGVLDVMLDNGLQFGGYSGTSAGATHLCSFLSEQRERNKRLDVIHSADKRYMSWRNMIRTGEFFDYDFCYNQIPRVVDPFDFEKFRENAAVSDFYAVATNLETGEGEYLLTRDLDKTEDMDNIRASASLPLMSHIVELNGMKLLDGGIADSIPFEIMAQKGFEKQVVIVTQPEGFIKKPNSMIPLFKILYRKYPKFIEAARTRHIRYNQCLETLDEWCRRGTTFRIRPTETFDISRLEKDKSKLVKLYDMGVRDMKALMPSLMEFLEK, from the coding sequence GTGGCTGATGGAGAATGCCTGATGGCGATGTATAGGAATGTGGCGCTCGCTCTCGAAGGGGGTGGTATGCGCGGGGCGTATCTTGCGGGAGTCCTGGATGTCATGCTCGATAACGGACTCCAGTTCGGGGGCTATTCTGGGACATCGGCCGGGGCCACGCATCTCTGCAGTTTCTTGTCGGAACAGCGCGAAAGGAACAAGCGCCTTGACGTGATCCATTCGGCGGACAAGCGGTACATGAGTTGGCGCAACATGATCCGTACGGGTGAATTCTTCGATTACGATTTCTGCTACAACCAGATTCCGCGCGTGGTCGATCCGTTTGATTTCGAAAAATTCCGTGAGAATGCCGCCGTCTCGGATTTTTACGCGGTGGCAACGAACCTTGAAACGGGCGAGGGTGAGTACCTCTTGACGCGAGACCTCGACAAGACCGAAGACATGGACAACATCCGTGCGTCGGCCTCCCTTCCGCTGATGAGCCACATTGTGGAACTGAACGGAATGAAGCTTCTAGACGGTGGTATTGCCGATAGTATCCCGTTCGAAATCATGGCGCAGAAGGGCTTTGAAAAGCAGGTCGTTATCGTGACGCAGCCCGAGGGCTTTATCAAGAAACCGAACTCGATGATTCCCCTGTTCAAGATTCTTTACCGCAAGTACCCGAAATTTATCGAGGCGGCACGTACGCGCCACATTCGCTATAACCAGTGCCTTGAAACGCTTGATGAATGGTGCAGGCGCGGAACGACTTTCAGAATCCGCCCGACCGAAACGTTCGATATTTCACGCCTCGAAAAGGACAAGTCGAAACTCGTGAAACTCTACGATATGGGTGTGCGCGACATGAAAGCCCTTATGCCAAGCCTGATGGAATTTCTGGAAAAGTAA
- a CDS encoding NUDIX domain-containing protein, with protein MTEEQIDVLNADGSPAGFSCGRTRVHSEGLWHRTVHIWAFDGKGRILFQLRSRVKENNPGLFDTSCAGHISAGDSSVNAAVRELREELGVQKSSRDLEYVFEAKHESVLNGGSYLDNEYYDVYKITLSDVEVESLVPQPGEVDGFVWMTREEFFAKHKLHPEKFVEHPKDFLWLMENA; from the coding sequence ATGACAGAAGAACAGATTGACGTGTTGAATGCGGATGGATCGCCTGCCGGATTTTCTTGCGGACGTACTCGAGTGCATTCCGAAGGTCTTTGGCATCGCACGGTGCATATCTGGGCGTTTGACGGTAAGGGACGGATTCTGTTTCAGCTGCGTAGCCGCGTCAAGGAGAATAATCCGGGGCTTTTCGATACGAGCTGTGCGGGGCATATTTCGGCGGGTGACAGCAGCGTGAACGCCGCCGTGCGCGAACTCAGAGAAGAACTGGGCGTGCAGAAAAGTTCGCGCGACCTCGAATATGTATTCGAGGCTAAGCACGAAAGCGTGCTTAACGGCGGCTCCTACCTCGACAATGAATATTACGATGTCTACAAGATAACGCTCTCGGACGTTGAGGTGGAATCTCTCGTGCCGCAGCCGGGTGAAGTCGACGGATTTGTATGGATGACGCGCGAAGAATTTTTCGCAAAGCACAAGCTGCATCCGGAAAAGTTCGTGGAACACCCGAAAGATTTCTTGTGGCTGATGGAGAATGCCTGA
- a CDS encoding DUF1653 domain-containing protein translates to MSKAIAGHRYRHYKKETMTYTVIESNALDCETVKPLVVYRSEYETPDHPKGTLWVRAREDFESQVTLADGTLVDRFTEIE, encoded by the coding sequence ATGTCAAAAGCAATTGCCGGCCACAGGTACCGCCACTATAAAAAAGAAACGATGACCTATACGGTCATCGAGTCGAACGCGCTCGATTGTGAAACGGTCAAGCCTTTGGTGGTTTACCGCAGCGAGTACGAAACGCCCGACCACCCGAAGGGCACCTTGTGGGTGCGCGCCCGCGAAGACTTTGAAAGTCAAGTGACGCTTGCCGACGGTACCCTGGTCGATCGCTTTACCGAAATCGAGTAA